Genomic segment of Chloroflexota bacterium:
CTGTGCCCTGTGTGGTGAGCCAATTGATCCCGATGGTCATTTCTGCCCACCCAGCAATGGTCACCAGGTCACCAACATTCTGCAGTGAGCGACGAGACTTCCCAGGCGATCACACTGGAGGCAGCGTTGGACCTGTTGGACCATGGCGAGATGGCTGTGCGCGGCCTGCTGGCCGGCAGCTCCAACTACACCTTTTTGACCGGCATCAGTAACGAGCAGCTCGAAACACTGGCGGTATACAAGCCGCGACAGGGAGAAACTCCCCTCTGGGATTTTCCCTACGGCACCCTTTTCCAACGGGAGATGGCTGCCTTTCTGGTAAGCGAGGCCCTTGGTTGGGGTCTGGTACCCCCAACAGTGGTGCGGTTTGGACCCTACGGCAAGGGTGCCGTACAGATCTTTATCGTCGCCAACTTTGAACAACACTATTTTGACTTCATCGAGGCGCCGGAGCTTTACCCTGTGCTGCAAAAGATTGCCGCCTTCGATATTGTGATCAACAACGCCGACCGCAAAGGAGGACACACGCTGATCGACTCCCTGGGACGCCTCTGGGCCATCGACCATGGTGTCTGTTTTCATGCGCACCCCAAGTTGCGCACGGTTATCTGGGAGTTTGCCGGGCAGCCTCTTCCAGGCCAGTTGATCAATGACCTGGAAGGCTTGCTGGCGCAGCTGAAGCCAGAGCAAGAACTCTTCCAGGCCTTATGTGTCCTGATCAACGATGGGGAGTTGAGCGCTTTAATGCGACGCACCGAAGACCTGTTGGATGCCGCAATCTTTCCGGACCCCGACCTGGAAAGGCGATCCTATCCCTGGCCCTTGATTTGACATGCAGACGCTACCCTTTTTCACACCGAACTTACCTGGCTGCGGCGGACAGTTAAAAGCACAGCCCTCCCACTTCGTCGTTGAGGAGATTCCCCTCTACGAGGCCAGCGGGCAGGGAGCACACCTTTACCTCTCCATCACCCGGGAGGGATGGAACACCAAAAGGGTTGCCGATTCGCTGGCGAAACTTTACGGGATCAACGGGAAGGATGTGGGATATGCCGGTCTCAAGGACCGGCATGCGCGCAGCACCCAAACATTTTCCTTGCCAGGACTGGCTCCTTCCGACGCCGATCGCATCGAGGAGAAGTTGCCATTCAGCGTGAACTGGGCCAGGTGCCACAACAACAAGCTGAAAGTAGGACACCTGCTGGGCAACCGTTTTCGCATCACCGTCACTGACATGGATGTGCCGGCCGATGAGGCGCTATGCCGCGCACAGCCCATCGCAACAACCCTGAAACAGCGGGGGATGCCGAACTTCTTCGGCGCTCAACGGTTTGGCACCGATGGCACCAATGCCGCCAGAGGCAGGGAGGTCTTGCTTGGCGGCGGACCACACAAGGACAAGTGGCTGCGCAAGCTTCTTATCTCTGCCTATCAATCGCAGCTATTCAACAGCTACCTGACGCGGCGCTTGGAACGAGGCCTGTTCGATCATCTCCTGCTGGGTGATGTGGCCAAAAAGGCTGATACCGGTGGTATGTTCGATGTCGAAGATGAAGAGGTGGAACAGCCGAGATATGAAAGAGGTGAGATTCACTTTACCGGACCAATCTATGGGAAAAAGATGTGGCCTGCCAAGAAGGTCGCGGGCGAATTGGAACGGGAAATCCTCGAAGAAGCTGGTTTGACAGAGGAGAATTGGCGCCGTGCCCGCACTCAGGGAACCCGTCGCCCGGGCCGCCTGTGGTTGCCCGAGATATCCCTGGGGACCGGGGACTCGACCCTCGAATTGGCGTTTTTCCTGCCAAAGGGTTCCTACGCCACTATCGTGCTACGGGAATTCACCAAAAATAAGTCGGCGGCCATCATTGAGAAAAGGTATGGCAAGGACTGAACATGACTGAAATGAATGATCCGCTGGAAACCGGTACCGAGCAGGAAACGGTATTGCTGCCTCTTTTCCCCTTGCGCATGGTCCTCTTTCCCGGGCAGATTCTGCCCCTCCATATCTTTGAGCCCCGCTATCGGGTGATGATCAACCAATGCATCGCAAAGGAAGAACCCTTTGGCGTCGTGCTGATGCGGGAGGAAACATCCGACTGGCGCAACTACAAGGAGGATGTGGCGCTGCCCTGCCCTGTTGGCACAACCGCCCATATTCGCCAGGTTGAGCGTTTGCCCGATGGCCGCCTGAACATCGTAACCATGGGGCTGCACCGCTTCCGAGTGCAGCAGTTACTCTTTGACTTGCCCTATCTTCAGGGCGAGGTCGAAGCGTTCCCATTGGAGAGATCGTTCGATCAAGACCAGGTTGGCGATCAAATGCTCACTATCCGGCGGCTGCTCAGCAACTATATTGATCTTCTCAGCAAGGTCATGGATGCAGAGATCGATCTGGATGAGGTACCCGACG
This window contains:
- a CDS encoding tRNA pseudouridine(13) synthase TruD, whose translation is MQTLPFFTPNLPGCGGQLKAQPSHFVVEEIPLYEASGQGAHLYLSITREGWNTKRVADSLAKLYGINGKDVGYAGLKDRHARSTQTFSLPGLAPSDADRIEEKLPFSVNWARCHNNKLKVGHLLGNRFRITVTDMDVPADEALCRAQPIATTLKQRGMPNFFGAQRFGTDGTNAARGREVLLGGGPHKDKWLRKLLISAYQSQLFNSYLTRRLERGLFDHLLLGDVAKKADTGGMFDVEDEEVEQPRYERGEIHFTGPIYGKKMWPAKKVAGELEREILEEAGLTEENWRRARTQGTRRPGRLWLPEISLGTGDSTLELAFFLPKGSYATIVLREFTKNKSAAIIEKRYGKD
- a CDS encoding SCO1664 family protein, which gives rise to MSDETSQAITLEAALDLLDHGEMAVRGLLAGSSNYTFLTGISNEQLETLAVYKPRQGETPLWDFPYGTLFQREMAAFLVSEALGWGLVPPTVVRFGPYGKGAVQIFIVANFEQHYFDFIEAPELYPVLQKIAAFDIVINNADRKGGHTLIDSLGRLWAIDHGVCFHAHPKLRTVIWEFAGQPLPGQLINDLEGLLAQLKPEQELFQALCVLINDGELSALMRRTEDLLDAAIFPDPDLERRSYPWPLI
- a CDS encoding LON peptidase substrate-binding domain-containing protein, which gives rise to MTEMNDPLETGTEQETVLLPLFPLRMVLFPGQILPLHIFEPRYRVMINQCIAKEEPFGVVLMREETSDWRNYKEDVALPCPVGTTAHIRQVERLPDGRLNIVTMGLHRFRVQQLLFDLPYLQGEVEAFPLERSFDQDQVGDQMLTIRRLLSNYIDLLSKVMDAEIDLDEVPDDPRTVAYLAASALQLPSDDKQELLATPDLASLLKNECLLLSKETILLDFMQRTEDQLDERTMGPTGYLYPN